CACGTCCGCCAGCGCCAGCACCTGATCCAGACTGGTTCTCAATTCCTGCTCGCTGCGCCACAGGTCGGCGCGGATATTCGGGTCAAAACTGACCCATCCTTGTGCGGCGCGAATCCGTTGTATCGCTTCCAGCGCCGTGCTGCGCGACGGTTCGCGAGACAGCGCGATAGAGCACAGGTGCAGCCATTCGCTGCGCTGAAACGCCGGCAGGTCGGACGGTTGCAGGAACAGGTCGGCGCTGGGGCGCACCATGAACGTGAAGGTGCGTTCACCCTGGGCATCAAGACTCACCACCACGGTGGAAGTACGGTGTTCCGCATCCGGTTGCATGTGGCGGATATCTACCTGCTCGCGGGCCAGCACGTCGCGCAGGAAATGGCCGAACGCGTCCTCGCCGACGCGGCCGATAAAGCCGCTGTGTCCGCCCAATCGGGCGACGCCCACGGCGACGTTGGCGGGCGCGCCCCCCGGACATTTCAGATAGCGCTCCTCGCCTTCCGGAATGAGGTCGACTACCGCATCGCCCATTACCCATACTTTGTGAGACATAATTACACTCTTTATCGGGATAGTTAAACTGTTCGCTAAAATAGAAGAAACGGTTTAGCTAATCAACTTGTTGATGGCAAGAGGGGCATGAAAAGCTTATCAGCAGTGCGGTTCATGGCCGCTGTGTGGCGGTGTAACCCGGTGAGGTCGCTAATGACAGATCGTTGAATTTATGGCAATAAAAAATCAGGCGAGGATGTCATAAAAAATAATTATCTCGTGGGAATGCGACATATTTCCAAATCATTATTATACTAATCATATTATATTTATTCCCGAATATTATTTACCGGCTAACAAATATCGCCGATGAGATAACTCGCTTTTTTATTTATAAAAATTATCTTGTCACAAAATATTATTTTTCCATACTTTATAGTGAATCACTCATCAGTCGGTGAGGTAACGCAATGCCTGATGCAGTCCATTCGGATCTGCTGTCTGTTGCTTATTTTCGCTATTGGGGCAAGGCGCGCTCGTATTCTGAAAATGATTCCCTTTATTTTTATTAGGTTAGTGATGCCCGCTGTTTCTGGTCGCTTCATCGGGACAGTGAGAAAAACGAACGTGCGTTGACGGACAGCCTTGTGTCGGATTCCACAGTAATAACGCAACAATAATGAGGTTTATTCGGCTACGCGTCGGGTCGAAATGAAAAATATTCCCGCATTGGCGGGGTTTGTTCACCGGGAAATATCGGAGCCTCTGGCGTGAACTCTGGCGCGCCGGGGCGGAAAACAATAACAGGAACCATGACGACCTCAGGGATGAGGCCCGACTTGAAGAGGTAGGTTCATGTTTTCACTGATTGACACACCCTGGTTACCCGTCGTAGGTGCGGATGGGCACCGCACCCGAATTTCTCCCCGCCAACTGGTTAACGATGACATTATTGATCTGGCGTGTCCCCGGCCTGATCTTCAGGGCGCTGCCTGGCAGTTGCTGATTGGCCTGCTGCAAACCGCGTACTCTCCGCCAGATGACGACGCCTGGGAGGACATCTGGCATGGCGGGCTGGGCAAAGGCTGGGCGAAGGCATTGACGCCGCTGGCGCCCGCGCTGTGGTTTGGCGCGAAGGCGAAGAAACCCGCGTTTATGCAGTATGGCGTGGGGCCGGCAGGGAAGGTCAGACCGATTGCTGATTTACTGGTGAACGCCGCCGGCGAACAGCCATTGACCTTCAATCGGCAGCATGTGTTGACGCATGGCCCGGTGGAGGCGATTTGCCCGCACTGTGCTGTGCTGGCGCTCTACGCCCGGCAGTCCCATGCGCCGTCAGGCCGCCGCTCTGTTCATGCCGCCGCCCCGGCGATGAAGACGCTGCTGACATTGCAGGACCATCGTCAGCCGTTATGGCGCAAATTGTGGGCAAATGTTATCCCCGGTGTACACGGACATTGTGTTTCCGAGGTGTTTCCGTGGCTGGCATCGTCGGGTATTCATGATGAAGCCGTAACACCGGAGAGCATCGCGCCACTGCAATCGTTCTGGGAAATGCCGCTACGCATTGAACTCGATTTTGTCCACACCCAAACCGGGCATTGCGAGCTGTGTGGTGAGGCATCGGAGCATCTGTTGACCCATTTCCGCGGTGATGTTCGCGCTGCTCGTCATGAACACCGTGAGCATCCGTTGACGCCTTACCGGCAATCTGTTCAGGATGGTTCGCTGTTGCCTGTTGCCGGGCAGTTGCAAGGGCTTGCTTATCGGGAGTGGCCGGGGCTGGTTCTGGGTGAACAGGGCGGTGAGTATCACACCCTGCCCGCGCGGGCCGTTCAGCTCAATCATCAACGTGACCCGCTGCGGTGCAAAGTGGGGTTATGGTGTTTCGGTTACGATCTGGCAGAGGGAAAAGGCGGTTGGTACGAGCACCATATTCCAACATGGGGTGAAGTGACGCCGGCTATACGCGATTATCTGCCGCTGGCGGTGCAGATGGCGGACGATGCCCACTCTCTGCTGTGTCAATCGGTTCAGGCCGCCGGCGTGGGAGCGGACAAACACTGCTGTACGATTGATGTGACTTTCTGGCAGGAGACGGAGCAGTTTTTCAAGCGGTTGTATGACGCCATTGCCGGCGGCATGTCTGTCGCTGAGGCCCTGAAAGCATGGCAAAATCAGCTGTATCTCTATCTGATTGGCACGTTTGACCGACTCACCTTCGGCAATCCCGATCTACGCTGTGATTTGAACCTGGCGGTCGAGGCGCGCAGTAATATGGTCAATCGATTCTGCAGCCAGAAAACCGCTGTACAGATTGAAAAAATGCAGCCGCAGGAAACGTTGGCGGCGGTGAACAGTTAACCGGTAGCCGTCCCCCGGCCGGGGTGATAGCCGTCCAGGCTGGGATTATTGAAACGCGACCTGAATACTCAGGTCGCTTGGCTTTATGGGCACGCGTCGAGAGATTGGTCATATTTAAGCCTCATCGCGTTGCCTGCGAGTCGCTTGATTTCAACGTGAGCAGATGGCTTTACGTCAATGCTCGTCCCCTTCCACACTGGTCACAACATCAAAATTTCCCTTTCTGTGAAGGCATTATCCGTTTTTTCTATCAATCTCGGGCAAAATACCGGCGCAGCAGGTCTGTATTTTGCCCGGGAAGTGGCATTATGTGCAGTTCGTGATAACAGGGACTGATGCTATCCGGTCAGGCAAGGATTAACGACGTTCTACCGGGGGAGAGGCCGTGGAAGCAGAGAATACTCTGGGAGTCATTTCCCGCTATCTGAAGAAATTGCATGTGCTGACGCTGTGTGTCAGCGACGATGACGATTTATGGTGCGCTAACTGCTTTTATGTGTTTGATGATGAACAGATCGCCTTTTATCTGATGACGGAGTCGGATACGAGGCATGGCGAGATTATGCGGCGGTGTCCGCAGGTGGCGGGCACGGTTAATGGTCAGCCGAAGAGCGTGTTGCTGATTAAAGGCGTGCAGTTTCTGGGTGAGATTAGCCGGTTGACCGGCGATGAAGAAACGCAGGCGCGCAGCCGCTATAACGTTCGCTTTCCGATTGCCCGCAGCAGCGGCGCGCCGATCTGGAAGCTGTCGCTCAATGAAATGAAGATGACCGATAACGCGCTGGGGTTCGGGAAAAAGCACCTGTGGCGTCGTGATACGGTGGCGGAACCGATGTAACCGATGCCGGTTTTTCGGGGGGAGGTTTCCCGTGTGCCGGTTTTCCTTATAGCGGTATCCGCGTGGTGCGATACCTGCGCCACGCGGTTTGTCGGCGTCCGTCGCCGGATCAGCGCAGATGATGAATCACCTGATTGCGGCTGCCGCGCCACATCAGCGTCAAATCTCGCTGTTCCTGCACGAACCGGCCATCCACCAGCACGTTGATCAGATCCACCACCTCACTCTGTTCCGGCGTCAGCTCATCCAGCCGGTAGCCGGTCCACATCCAGATATTCTTACCGGGGCATTCGTCGTGCACCCGTTTCACCAGCCGCAGGACCTCGGGCACGTTTTGTGGATGCAGCGGGTCACCGCCCGACAGCGACAGGCCTTGCAGCGGTACGTCGGTGTTTTGCAGATCGGCGATGATGCGATCTTCCATTTCCTGCGTGAAAGGGTGCCCGGAGTTCACTCGCCAGGTGCTCTGGTTATAGCAGCCGGGGCACTGGTGCTCACAGCCTGCCACAAACAGCGTACAGCGCGTTCCCGGACCGTTGACCACATCCACCGGGTAGTATTGATGGTAGTTCATAGCGTTACCGTCCAAAAGGCCGCCCGTCGGGCGGCATCAGCCTAACGCCGCAGTCGTGCATGAGGCCGCGCGCCCAATGGGAGCGCGGCGCAGACTGTCAGCCCAGTTGTCCGCTGGCAAGGTGTTTTACCCGGCGTTTGACCTCTTCCTGCTTGCCGGCGTTGAACGGACGCGCATCGGGGCTGCCCAGGTAGCCGCACACCCGCCGCGTCACCGAGACGCGCGAGGAGTCGTGGTTACCGCACTGCGGGCAGGTAAAGCCTTTGCTGGTGCAGTCGAACTCGCCGTTAAAGCCGCACTCGTAGCACTCGTCGATCGGCGTGTTGGTGCCGTAATAGGGGACTCGGGTGTAGCTGTAGTCCCACACGTCCTCAAGCGCCCTGAGGTTGTGCTGTAGGTTGGGATACTCGCCGTAACAGATAAAACCGCCATTCGCCAGCGGCGGGTAAGGGGCCTCAAAATCGATCTTCTGGTACGGATTGACCTTTTTCTCCACGTCGAGATGGAAGCTGTTGGTGTAGTAGCCTTTTTCGGTGACGCCGGGCACTACGCCGAATTCAGCGGTATCCAGACGGCAGAAGCGGTCGCACAGGTTTTCGCTTGGCGTACTATACAGGCTGAAACCGTAACCGGTCTCTTCCTTCCAGCTTTCGGTCGCGGCTTTCAAACGAGCGACAATCGCCACTGCTTTCTGCCGCAGGGTTTCATCATCGAACACATGAACCTGATTGCTGAACAAGGCGTTGATGGTCTCGTGAACCCCGATATAGCCCAGCGAAATGGAGGCGCGGCCGTTCTTGAAAATCTCGGCGATATTGTCGTCCGCTTTCAGGCGCACTCCGCATGCCCCTTCCATATAAAGTATAGGCGCTACGCGGGCTTTTACATTTTCCAGCCGCGCGATACGCGTCATCAGCGCCTTTTTCGCCAGCAGCAGCCGCTGATCCAGCAATTGCCAGAAGCGCGCTTCATCGCCGTGGGCTTCCAGCGCGATGCGCGGCAGGTTAAGACTGATGACGCCCAGGTTGTTGCGGCCGTCGTGGATTTGCTCGCCGTTTTCTTCGTATATCCCCAGGAAACTGCGGCAACCCATCGGTGTTTTGAACGAGCCGGTGACTTCCACCACCTGATCGTAATTGAGGATATCCGGGTACATGCGCTTGCTGGCGCACTCCAGCGCCAGTTGTTTGATGTCGTAATTCGCATCGCCCGGTTTGTGGTTGACGCCGTCGCGGATGGCGAACACCAGTTTCGGGAACACCGCCGTCTTGTGGTTTTTGCCCAGCCCGGCGATACGGTTGCGCAGAATAGACTGCTGAATCAGCCGCGACTGCCAACTGGTGCCAAGCCCGAAGCCGAAGGTGACGAACGGTGTTTGACCGTTGGCGGTATGCAGGGTGTTGACTTCGTATTCCAGCGACTGGAAGGCGTCGTAGCACTCTTTCTCGGTGCGGCTGAGCGCGTAGCCTTCGGCGTCCGGAATGTGCCATTCGCGCGCCACGGCGCAGTGCTTCTCGTGGCTGGCGGTGACGAACGGCGCCAGAATTTCATCGATACGGTTGATGGTGGTGCCGCCGTAAATATGGCTGGCGACCTGCGCGATGATCTGCGCGGTGACCGCGGTGGCGGTGGAGATGGATTTAGGCGGCTCGATTTCCGCGTTGCCCATCTTGAAGCCCTGCGTCAGCATGCCGTTGAGGTCGATCAGCATGCAGTTGAACATCGGGAAAAACGGCGAGTAGTCGAGGTCGTGGTAATGGATCTCGCCGCGTTCGTGCGCCAGCACCACGTCGCGCGGCAGAATGTGCTGTTTGGCGTAATGCTTGGCGACAATCCCCGCCAGCAGGTCGCGCTGGGTGGGAATGACTTTGCTGTCTTTGTTGGCGTTCTCGTTAAGCAGCGCGACGTTACTCTGCTCCACCAGCCCGCGGATTTCCTGATTCAATCGCCCCTGACGCTCGCGAGCCACATCGCGATCGTGGCGGTATTCGATATAGGTGCGCGCCAGCTGCTTGTACTTGCCGGACATCAGCAGGTTTTCCACCACGTTCTGAATCTCGCGGATATCAACGCGCGTTTTTCCCTGCATCTGCTGAGCGACGGCGCCGGCGACGGTGGCACAGTAGTCCGCATCATCCACGCCGGCGGCTTTGGCCGCCTTGATGACCGCGTCATTGATTCGGTTTTCGTCAAAAGGTACCTGACATCCGTCCCGTTTAATCACTACTGGTTTCATGTTGTTCCTCGGTGTTCTTCCTTTGTTGATGTTATCCACAGACGGAAGCCGCGGCTGACAACGGGTGCGGAGGCTGTGGATGTTCTTGTGGATAAACACAATATGTAGGTTCTTGTAAAAGGATAGACACTATATATTGAATTCGCCTGGAGGGGGACCCGGTTTTATTGCGTTAGAATTGACCTGGCTCAAGGAAATTCCGGCATCGTAGAGAAATCAGTCTTGTACAAATAACGAACAAAAAAGAGCGGGCGTGATGCAGCCCCGTCACCACTGGCCTGACGACAGTCTGTGCTTTTTGGCTATCAAGGCATCTAGACATCCATATAGGGTTTTTGTATGGTGGCGGGAAATTTTTTTACGCGATAACGCGATGACGCGATTAAGGAAAGACGATGGCAGACAACGTTCTGATTCTGGACGGAGGAATGGGGCGGGAACTGGCACGCATTGGCGCTCCCTTTCGTCAGCCGGAGTGGTCGGCGCTGGCGCTGATGGAATCGCCGCAGCATGTGCGTCAGGTACATGACAGCTATATCGCCGCCGGCGCGCAGGTGATTACCACCAACAGCTACGCCGTGGTGCCTTTCCATATCAGCGACGCGGTGTTTAACGCGCGCGGTCAGGCGCTGGCGACGCTGGCCGGGCAACTGGCGCGTCAGGCGGCGGATGCGGCCGCCCACCCGGTGCGCGTCGCCGGTTCGCTGCCGCCGGTGCTGGGTTCGTATCGTCCGGATCTGTTCAATGCCGCCGCCGCGACGCCGATCCTGAAAACGCTGATCGATGCCCTGAATCCGTACGTCGATGTGTGGCTGGCGGAAACCCAAAGTTCGCTGGCGGAAGTGGCGCTGGTGCGCGAACTGCTGGCGAACGATGCGCGCGAGCTGTGGCTGTCGTTTACGTTGCAGGATGAACTGGACGCCGACGGCCACGCCCGCCTGCGTTCCGGCGAAACCGTGGTGGCCGCGGCGCAAGCGGCTATCCAACTGCGCGCCGCTAATTTGCTGTTTAACTGTAGCCGGCCGGAAGTGATGGCGCCGGCGGTGGCGCAGGCCAGCGCGACGCTGAAAGCGCAGTCCGCCGCCATTGGCGTGGGCGTGTATGCCAACGCCTTCGAGCCGGAAGATAACCAGCGCGGCGCTAACGAAGGGCTGAGCCGTTTACGCACCGATACGCACCCGGAGGGTTACCTGCAATGGTCGCAGGAATGGGTGGCGCAGGGAGCGTCGTTGGTCGGCGGCTGCTGCGGCATCGGCCCGGAGCACATCGCCCGTCTGGCGCAGGCATTCAACCGCCAGGGATAAGCACCGGCGGTCATCTCCATAACGATAATAATCATCCGTCATGATGGATGAACACTCACGAAGGGAACACAACATGAATCGTCGTCATTTTATCAAGAGCGCCTGCGCCCTGTCCGTCGCGGCGGCCGCTACCGGCTGGCCGTTGAGCGCCGCCTGGGGAGCAGACGCCGCTGAACAACCGAAAAAGGGCGGTCACCTGATTGTCGGGGTGGATAACGCCTCCAGCACCGACCGTCTCGACCCGGCGTTCTGGTTCGAAACCTATATGTACTTCGTGGGTTCCCAACTGTTCAATAACCTGCTGGAGCTGGACGAAAAAGGCGAACTGGCGCCGTCGCTGGCCGAATCCTGGGACAGCAAGGACGGCGGCCGCACCTGGGTGCTGCATATCCGCAAAGGCGTACAGTTCCATGATGGCCGTACGCTCGGCGCCAAAGACGTGATCTACTCGCTCAACCATCACCGCGGCGAGAAATCCAGCTCGTCGGTGAAAGGCTATCTGGACCCGGTGATCGCGATGGACGCCACCGGCAGCCATGAAGTGACCATCCGCCTGAGCGAACCGAACGTGGAGTTCGTCGCACTGCTGAGCGACGTGCACTTTGCCATTACCCCGGAAAACGAGAGCTTCGACAAAGGTATCGGCACCGGTGCCTTTATTCTGGAGAGCTTCCAGCCGGGCGTGCGCACATTGGTGAAACGCAACCCGAATCACTGGAACAGCGAGCGCGGCCATGTCGACTCGGTCGAAACGCTGGCGATGAACGACTCAACTGCCCGCGTGGCGGCGCTGGTGAGCGGCTCGGCGCACATCATCAACCGTGTTAACCCGCGCATCGTCGGCCGCATTCAGAACATGCCGACCCTGCAACTGCTGCGCTCGCGCGACAGCCAGATTTTCACTTTCCCCGGTCTTGGCAACGTGGCGCCGTTCAACAGCGAGGACGGCCGGCTGGCGCTGAAATACGCCATCGATCGCCAGCAGATTATCGACACCGTGCTGGGCGGCTATGCCAGCGTGGCTAACGACAACCCGATTTTCCCCTCCAACCGCTACTTCGCCAAAGACATTCCCCAGCGTCCGTACGACCCGGAAAAAGCCAAATGGCACTGGCAGAAAGCCGGTTTCAGCGGCCCGCTGACGCTGTCGGTCGCCGATGCCGGTTTCCCCGGCGCGGTGGACGCCGGCCAGTTGTATCAGGCGTCTGCGCAGAAGGCCGGAATTCCGCTGAACGTAGAGCGCGTGCCGGACGACGCGTTCTGGGACAATGTGTGGATGAAAAAACCGTTCGTCTCCTCCAACTGGTCGGTGCGCCCGACCGCCGATGCGCTGCTGTCGCTGGTGTTCACCAGTCAGGCGCCGTGGAACGAGTCCGCCTGGAAAGACGCCGGGTTCGACCAACTGGTGCAGGCGGCGCGTGGTGAAGTGAACGAAGACAAGCGCCGTCAGATCTACCACGACATTCAGGTGATGCTGGTGGACAAGGGCAGCGAGATCATCCCGCTGTACGCTGACGCGCTCGATGCTTGCAGCAACAAGGTGAAAGGGTTGAGCGCCATTCCGGGCTTCCCGCTGAGCGGCAACCGCGCGGCGGAAAAAGTGTGGCTGGCCTGAGGCGGGTAACGTGACGATTTTTCACCGATGGGCTGCGCTTCACCGATGGGCAAGTCTTTACCGATGGGCAAGTCTTTACCGATGGACTGGCCGCTACCCGCTGCTGATGCTGATTCTGCGGCGTTTGCTGGCGGGTGTGGCGATGATCGCGGTGGTATCGGTGCTGATTTTCGCCGGTATCCAGTTGCTGCCGGGCAACGCCGCCACCGCCATTCTGGGGCAGACGGCGACGCCGGAAGCGGTGCGGGCGTTGAACGCCCAACTGGGGCTGGACCAGCCGGCGGTTTCCCGCTATCTCAGTTGGCTATGGGGCGTGCTGGGCGGCGATTTCGGCCAGAGCTTCACCAGCCGTCAGAGCATCGCGCCGGTGCTGGCGTACCGGCTGGAAAACACGCTGTTTCTGGCCGGCTGCACGGCGGTGATCGCGGTGCCGCTGGCGCTGCTGACCGGCTTTCTGTCGGTGCGTTATCAGGGCAGCTGGCTGGACCGGCTGCTTAACCTGTTTGCCCGCGCCGCGGTGGCGTTGCCGGAGTTTTTCTCCGGTTACCTGTTGATTCTGATTTTTTCCATCACCCTGTTCTGGCTGCCGAGCAACAGCAGCGTCAGCGACGGTATGCCGCTTGGCGCGCACCTGACCGCCATCGCGTTGCCGTGCCTGACGCTGGTGCTGGCGGTGCTGGGGCACATGAGCAACATGACCCGCGCGGCGCTGATCGGCGCTCAAAACGCGGCCTATGTCGACACGGCGTTGCTAAAAGGGATTTCGCCTTCCGCTATCCTGCTGCGTCACGTGCTGCCCAACGCCTGGGGGCCGATCATCAACGTTATCGTGCTCAACCTGGCGTACCTGATGGTGGGGGTGGTGATCGTCGAAAGCGTGTTTGTCTACCCGGGGCTGGGGCAGTACATGGTCGACAGCATCAGCAAACGCGATATGCCGGTGATTCAGGGCTGCGCGCTGGTGCTGGCGACGATTTACATCCTGCTTAATCTGCTGGCGGATGTGGTGTCGCTGATGGCGAATCCGCGTCTGCGTCATGCCCGGCGGTAATGCCGTCAACCGAATGGATATCTGTACATGCCTGCTGTGAAACCTTCCGTGGTGTTTGGCCTGTTGGGGCTTAGCCTGTTTATTGGGGTGGCGCTGTTTGCGCCCTGGATTGCGCCTTACCCGGCCGATAAGGTGGTCGGCGGCGCCTGGTTGGGGCCGATGCCGCAGGTCTGGCTCGGCACCGACAATATCGGGCGCGACCTGTTTTCCCGTTTGATCTGGGGCACCCGCACCTCGCTGGCGGTGACCGCGCTGGCGGCGGCGCTGGCGTTTGTTATGGGCACCGGGCTGGGGTTTCTGTCCGGGGTATGCGGCGGCTGGGTCGACCAACTGATTTCCCGCGTTAACGACGTGCTGATGGCGATCCCGACGCTGATTCTGGCGCTGGTGGTGCTGGCGATGCTGCCGAAAAGCACCTTGATCATCATTCTGGTGCTGGGTGTGCTGGAAGCCACCCGCGTGCTGCGTGTTTCGCGCGCGCTGGCGGTGGATATCGCCACGCAGGAGTTCATCGAGGTGGCGCGCATGCGCGGCGAGTCGATGGGCTGGATCCTGTGGCGCGAGATCCTGCCGAATGCGCGCAACACGCTGGTGGCGGAGTTCGCGCTGCGTTTCATTTTCATCCTGCTGTTCCTGTCGGCATTGTCGTTTCTGGGGCTGGGTATACAGCCGCCGACTGCCGACTGGGGCGGTCTGGCGCGCGACAACAAAGACGGCATTCTGTTTGGCGTGTGGGCGGCGCTGGTGCCGGGGGCGGCGATCGCCCTGCTGGCGGTGTCGCTCAATGTGGTGGCCGACTGGCTGCTGAGTCGCGACGGACGTAACTGGCGCGGAGGCCGTCATGAGTGAGTTGCTGCGGGTCGAACAGTTGCGCGTAGTGGCGGGCGAGCACCCGCTGGTACAAGACATCAGCTTTACCCTCAATAAAGGCGAAGTGCTGGGGTTGATTGGCGAGTCCGGCGCGGGCAAGTCCACCATCGGCCAGGCGATTCTCGGCCACTGTCGTCACGGCATGCGTATCGAAAGCGGGCACATCTGGTTTCAGAACGGCGATAAACACAGCGATCTGGCCACGTTATCGGAGCGGCAGTTACGGCGGGTGCGCGGCGCGCGCATCGCGTATGTGGCGCAGTCCGCCAGCGCGTCGTTCAACCCGGCGCAGCGCATCGGCGAACAGGTGATTGAAACCGCGGTGCGCCACGGCGTGCTGTCGCGCCAGCAGGCCATCGCGCGGGCGATCGAACTGTTTGCGCAGCTGTCGCTGCCGGAACCGCAGGTCTTTTTCCAGCGCTATCCGCATCAGGTATCCGGCGGACAGTTGCAGCGGGCGATGATCGCGATGGCGATGTGCGCCGGCCCCGATCTGATCATTTTCGACGAACCGACCACCGCGCTGGACGTGACTACCCAGCTCGGGGTGCTCAATGCCATCGATGAGATTATCCGCCTGACCGGCGTGGCGGCGCTGTATATCAGTCACGATCTGGCGGTGGTGGCGCAAATCAGTCACCGCATCATGGTGCTGCGTCACGGCCGTCAGGTGGAAATCGGCGACACGGCGTCGCTGCTGGCAAACCCTGGCGAAGCGTACACCCGCGCGTTGCTGCAGGCGCGCGGCGAACCCAAAGCGTCGCAACCGACGACCGACGACATCCTTCTGGATATCCGCCATCTCGGCGCGCGTTATCAGCAACAACCGGTATTGCAGGACGTGTCGCTGCAACTGGCGCGCGGACGCACGCTGGCGGTGATCGGCGAATCCGGCTCCGGCAAATCGACGCTCGGACGTACCCTGTGCGGGCTGCTGGCGCCGGCGGGCGGC
The DNA window shown above is from Dickeya dadantii NCPPB 898 and carries:
- a CDS encoding aminoimidazole riboside kinase, coding for MSHKVWVMGDAVVDLIPEGEERYLKCPGGAPANVAVGVARLGGHSGFIGRVGEDAFGHFLRDVLAREQVDIRHMQPDAEHRTSTVVVSLDAQGERTFTFMVRPSADLFLQPSDLPAFQRSEWLHLCSIALSREPSRSTALEAIQRIRAAQGWVSFDPNIRADLWRSEQELRTSLDQVLALADVVKLSEEEFLFLSGSEDIRQGSANLMARYPIKRLLITQGGDGVWLHDGHQLRHFLAHRVTPVDTTGAGDAFVAGMLAALAGYDSLYQIDDWHSVLTQAQRCGALATTAKGAMTALPFAHQLTTAS
- the casA gene encoding type I-E CRISPR-associated protein Cse1/CasA; the encoded protein is MFSLIDTPWLPVVGADGHRTRISPRQLVNDDIIDLACPRPDLQGAAWQLLIGLLQTAYSPPDDDAWEDIWHGGLGKGWAKALTPLAPALWFGAKAKKPAFMQYGVGPAGKVRPIADLLVNAAGEQPLTFNRQHVLTHGPVEAICPHCAVLALYARQSHAPSGRRSVHAAAPAMKTLLTLQDHRQPLWRKLWANVIPGVHGHCVSEVFPWLASSGIHDEAVTPESIAPLQSFWEMPLRIELDFVHTQTGHCELCGEASEHLLTHFRGDVRAARHEHREHPLTPYRQSVQDGSLLPVAGQLQGLAYREWPGLVLGEQGGEYHTLPARAVQLNHQRDPLRCKVGLWCFGYDLAEGKGGWYEHHIPTWGEVTPAIRDYLPLAVQMADDAHSLLCQSVQAAGVGADKHCCTIDVTFWQETEQFFKRLYDAIAGGMSVAEALKAWQNQLYLYLIGTFDRLTFGNPDLRCDLNLAVEARSNMVNRFCSQKTAVQIEKMQPQETLAAVNS
- a CDS encoding YhbP family protein, with amino-acid sequence MEAENTLGVISRYLKKLHVLTLCVSDDDDLWCANCFYVFDDEQIAFYLMTESDTRHGEIMRRCPQVAGTVNGQPKSVLLIKGVQFLGEISRLTGDEETQARSRYNVRFPIARSSGAPIWKLSLNEMKMTDNALGFGKKHLWRRDTVAEPM
- the nrdG gene encoding anaerobic ribonucleoside-triphosphate reductase-activating protein yields the protein MNYHQYYPVDVVNGPGTRCTLFVAGCEHQCPGCYNQSTWRVNSGHPFTQEMEDRIIADLQNTDVPLQGLSLSGGDPLHPQNVPEVLRLVKRVHDECPGKNIWMWTGYRLDELTPEQSEVVDLINVLVDGRFVQEQRDLTLMWRGSRNQVIHHLR
- the nrdD gene encoding anaerobic ribonucleoside-triphosphate reductase → MKPVVIKRDGCQVPFDENRINDAVIKAAKAAGVDDADYCATVAGAVAQQMQGKTRVDIREIQNVVENLLMSGKYKQLARTYIEYRHDRDVARERQGRLNQEIRGLVEQSNVALLNENANKDSKVIPTQRDLLAGIVAKHYAKQHILPRDVVLAHERGEIHYHDLDYSPFFPMFNCMLIDLNGMLTQGFKMGNAEIEPPKSISTATAVTAQIIAQVASHIYGGTTINRIDEILAPFVTASHEKHCAVAREWHIPDAEGYALSRTEKECYDAFQSLEYEVNTLHTANGQTPFVTFGFGLGTSWQSRLIQQSILRNRIAGLGKNHKTAVFPKLVFAIRDGVNHKPGDANYDIKQLALECASKRMYPDILNYDQVVEVTGSFKTPMGCRSFLGIYEENGEQIHDGRNNLGVISLNLPRIALEAHGDEARFWQLLDQRLLLAKKALMTRIARLENVKARVAPILYMEGACGVRLKADDNIAEIFKNGRASISLGYIGVHETINALFSNQVHVFDDETLRQKAVAIVARLKAATESWKEETGYGFSLYSTPSENLCDRFCRLDTAEFGVVPGVTEKGYYTNSFHLDVEKKVNPYQKIDFEAPYPPLANGGFICYGEYPNLQHNLRALEDVWDYSYTRVPYYGTNTPIDECYECGFNGEFDCTSKGFTCPQCGNHDSSRVSVTRRVCGYLGSPDARPFNAGKQEEVKRRVKHLASGQLG
- a CDS encoding homocysteine S-methyltransferase family protein, whose amino-acid sequence is MADNVLILDGGMGRELARIGAPFRQPEWSALALMESPQHVRQVHDSYIAAGAQVITTNSYAVVPFHISDAVFNARGQALATLAGQLARQAADAAAHPVRVAGSLPPVLGSYRPDLFNAAAATPILKTLIDALNPYVDVWLAETQSSLAEVALVRELLANDARELWLSFTLQDELDADGHARLRSGETVVAAAQAAIQLRAANLLFNCSRPEVMAPAVAQASATLKAQSAAIGVGVYANAFEPEDNQRGANEGLSRLRTDTHPEGYLQWSQEWVAQGASLVGGCCGIGPEHIARLAQAFNRQG
- a CDS encoding ABC transporter substrate-binding protein, whose amino-acid sequence is MNRRHFIKSACALSVAAAATGWPLSAAWGADAAEQPKKGGHLIVGVDNASSTDRLDPAFWFETYMYFVGSQLFNNLLELDEKGELAPSLAESWDSKDGGRTWVLHIRKGVQFHDGRTLGAKDVIYSLNHHRGEKSSSSVKGYLDPVIAMDATGSHEVTIRLSEPNVEFVALLSDVHFAITPENESFDKGIGTGAFILESFQPGVRTLVKRNPNHWNSERGHVDSVETLAMNDSTARVAALVSGSAHIINRVNPRIVGRIQNMPTLQLLRSRDSQIFTFPGLGNVAPFNSEDGRLALKYAIDRQQIIDTVLGGYASVANDNPIFPSNRYFAKDIPQRPYDPEKAKWHWQKAGFSGPLTLSVADAGFPGAVDAGQLYQASAQKAGIPLNVERVPDDAFWDNVWMKKPFVSSNWSVRPTADALLSLVFTSQAPWNESAWKDAGFDQLVQAARGEVNEDKRRQIYHDIQVMLVDKGSEIIPLYADALDACSNKVKGLSAIPGFPLSGNRAAEKVWLA
- a CDS encoding ABC transporter permease, with the protein product MLILRRLLAGVAMIAVVSVLIFAGIQLLPGNAATAILGQTATPEAVRALNAQLGLDQPAVSRYLSWLWGVLGGDFGQSFTSRQSIAPVLAYRLENTLFLAGCTAVIAVPLALLTGFLSVRYQGSWLDRLLNLFARAAVALPEFFSGYLLILIFSITLFWLPSNSSVSDGMPLGAHLTAIALPCLTLVLAVLGHMSNMTRAALIGAQNAAYVDTALLKGISPSAILLRHVLPNAWGPIINVIVLNLAYLMVGVVIVESVFVYPGLGQYMVDSISKRDMPVIQGCALVLATIYILLNLLADVVSLMANPRLRHARR